One window of the Thunnus albacares chromosome 3, fThuAlb1.1, whole genome shotgun sequence genome contains the following:
- the zgc:158803 gene encoding LUC7 domain-containing protein has protein sequence MSAQAQMRAMLDQLMGTGRDGDTMRQRIKFTDERVCKSHLLDSCPHDILSGTRMDLGECMKVHDLALRADYEIASKEQEYFFELDAAEHLQSFIADCDRRTELAKKRLAETQDEISAEVTAKAERVHELNEEIGKLLARAEQLGGEGNVDEAQQLLEKVEKTRALKKEAEDVYRNSMPASSFQQQKLRVCEVCSAYLGLHDNDRRLADHFGGKLHLGFIEIREKLEKLRKAVIEKQERMRMRRREEREREDERERQWEMEREREREREREREREREWERERERERERRRSRSRSGDRYRDGGSSSSHRSRRHRSSRSREEGGDRDRDRERKHRHKDRHRSRSHSHRHKRKRSSRDRSSHTRDRERSLSQEPCKEGGGSGEGWRDDKADYGDWEDRERSTSPDTARGRERERSLSLERDRRSSSEERESGEI, from the exons ATGTCGGCCCAGGCACAGATGCGAGCCATGCTGGACCAGCTCATGGGGACTGGGAGAGACG gagACACCATGAGGCAGAGAATAAAATTCACAGATGAGCGGGTCTGCAAAAGTCACCTTTTGGATTCATGTCCTCATGATATTCTGTCAGGCACC AGGATGGACCTGGGAGAGTGTATGAAAGTCCACGACCTGGCCCTGAGAGCAGACTACGAGATCGCCTCTAAGGAGCAGGAGTACTTCTTTGAACTTGAt gCTGCCGAGCACCTTCAGTCTTTTATCGCCGACTGCGACCGCAGGACCGAGCTGGCCAAGAAGAGACTAGCCGAGACGCAGGATGAGATCAGCGCAGAAGTGACAGCGAAG GCTGAACGTGTCCACGAGCTGAACGAAGAGATCGGGAAGCTGCTGGCCCGGGCGGAGCAGCTGGGAGGTGAGGGGAACGTAGACGAGGCCCAGCAGTTACTGGAAAAGGTGGAGAAGACTCGGGCCTTGAAGAAAGAAGCAGAG GATGTGTACAGGAACTCGATGCCAGCCTCCAgctttcaacaacaaaaactacGGGTGTGTGAGGTGTGCTCGGCCTACTTGGGTCTCCATGACAATGATCGTCGTCTGGCTGACCACTTTGGGGGCAAACTGCACCTCGGCTTCATTGAAATCCGTGAGAAGCTTGAAAAGCTAAGG AAAGCAGTTATCGAGAAACAAGAAAGAATGCGAATGAGAAGACGAGAGGAACGCGAaagagaagatgaaagagaGCGGCAGTGGGAGATGGAGCGGGAAcgggagagagagcgggagcGAGAGCGCGAAAGGGAGCGAGAATGGGAGAGGGAGcgagaaagggagagggagcGTAGGAG GTCAAGATCTAGAAGTGGAGACCGATACAG GGATGGAGGCAGCTCATCCTCCCATCGCTCAAGACGTCACCGCTCCTCTCGTTCCAGAGAAGAAGGCGGAGATCGGGATcgagatagagagaggaaacaTCGACACAAGGACAGGCACCGCTCGCGCTCCCACTCTCACAGGCACAAAAGGAAGAG GTCCTCCAGAGACAGATCATCTCACACCCGCGACAGAGAGCGCTCGCTGTCCCAGGAGCCATGTAAAGAGGGAGGAGGATCAGGAGAGGGCTGGCGTGACGACAAGGCGGATTACGGAGACTGGGAGGACAGGGAGAGGTCCACCTCCCCGGATACGGCCAGGGGCCGGGAACGAGAGAGATCCCTGTCGTTGGAGCGGGACCGACGCTCCAGCTCAGAGGAGCGAGAGTCAGGGGAGATATGA
- the LOC122978533 gene encoding essential MCU regulator, mitochondrial-like: MATGLLRLPLRLSKNTTILSRNTGLKTSNISRTTQTRNAVSTPSGAILPKPDKTAFGLIRMTAVVVPFLYVGTLISKNFAALLEEHDIFVPEDDDDDD, translated from the exons ATGGCGACGGGTCTACTGCGGCTGCCACTGCGGCTCTCCAAAAATACGACGATACTGAGCCGCAACACCGGCttgaaaacatcaaacatatcGAGGACGACTCAAACCCGAAACGCAGTATCAACGCCGTCGGGGGCAATCCTACCGAAACCGGATAAA ACGGCGTTCGGTCTCATCCGTATGACAGCAGTGGTGGTGCCTTTCCTGTATGTGGGAACTCTGATCAGCAAGAACTTTGCCGCTCTCCTGGAGGAGCATGACATCTTCGTCCCTGAAGATGACGACGACGATGACTAA